In one window of Meleagris gallopavo isolate NT-WF06-2002-E0010 breed Aviagen turkey brand Nicholas breeding stock chromosome 12, Turkey_5.1, whole genome shotgun sequence DNA:
- the PIAS1 gene encoding E3 SUMO-protein ligase PIAS1 isoform X4: MFKALSHGNGNFGPRISAFWKEEATMRCSGHHPHKAASPACQHPWAVAIGQKELLWLCSASDNSQRFRETCFAFALTPQQVQQISSSMDISGTKCDFTVQVQLRFCLSETSCPQEDHFPPNLCVKVNGKPCSLPGYLPPTKNGVEPKRPSRPINITSLVRLSTTVPNTIVVSWTAEIGRNYSMAVYLVKQLSSTVLLQRLRAKGIRNPDHSRALIKEKLTADPDSEIATTSLRVSLLCPLGKMRLTIPCRALTCSHLQCFDATLYIQMNEKKPTWVCPVCDKKAPYEHLIIDGLFMEILKYCTDCDEIQFKEDGSWAPMRSKKEVQEVTTSYNGVDGCISSSLEHQVSSHQQSNKNKKVEVIDLTIDSSSDEEEEEPSAKRSCPSISPASPMNNKGILNLPHQASPVSRTPSLPAVDTSYINTSLIQDYRHPFHMTPMPYDLQGLDFFPFLSGDNQHYNTSLLAAAAAAVSASDDQELLHSRFFPYTSSQMFLDQLNAGGSSSLPATNGSNSGSNSSLVSSNSLRENHGHPVASRSGADTASIFVVSTARYRRAAASCPYLL; this comes from the exons ATGTTTAAAGCACTGAGCCATGGAAATGGGAATTTTGGCCCACGCATCTCAGCCTTCTGGAAGGAGGAGGCAACAATGAGGTGTTCTGGGCATCACCCCCACAAAGCAGCATCTCCTGCCTGCCAGCACCCGTGGGCTGTCGCCATCGGGCAGAAGGAGCTTCTGTGGCTTTGCTCAG catCAGATAACAGTCAGCGATTTCGAGAAACCTGCTTTGCGTTCGCACTGACGCCACAGCAAGTGCAGCAAATCAGCAGTTCAAT GGATATTTCTGGGACCAAATGCGACTTCACAGTACAGGTCCAGCTAAG GTTTTGTTTATCAGAAACCAGTTGTCCACAAGAAGATCATTTCCCACCCAATCTGTGTGTGAAAGTAAATGGGAAACCATGCAGCCTTCCA GGCTATCTTCCACCAACCAAAAATGGTGTTGAACCAAAGCGACCTAGCAGACCAATCAACATTACCTCACTCGTCAGATTGTCTACGACGGTACCAAACACAATCGTTGTTTCGTGGACTGCAGAAATTGGAAGA aactaTTCCATGGCAGTCTATCTCGTAAAGCAGCTGTCCTCTACGGTGCTACTGCAGAGGTTACGAGCAAAAGGAATACGGAACCCCGATCACTCGAGAGCATTAA TCAAAGAGAAACTGACTGCAGATCCAGACAGTGAAATAGCAACGACAAGCTTAagagtttctcttctttgtCCG cttGGTAAAATGCGGCTAACTATACCGTGCAGAGCTCTGACCTGCTCACACCTGCAGTGTTTTGATGCCACTTTGTACATCCAGatgaatgaaaagaaaccaaCTTGGGTTTGCCCTGTCTGTGACAAGAAGGCACCCTATGAACATCTCATTATTGATGG GTTGTTCATGGAAATCCTGAAGTATTGTACAGACTGTGATGAAATTCAGTTTAAGGAGGATGGCTCATGGGCTCCTATGAGATCGAAGAAGGAGGTGCAGGAAGTAACCACATCTTACAATGGAGTTGATG GATGCATAAGCTCTTCCTTAGAACATCAGGTGTCTTCTCACCagcaatcaaacaaaaataagaaggTAGAAGTGATTGATTTGACCATTGATAGCTCGTcagatgaagaggaggaggaaccCTCTGCGAAGAGAAGCTGTCCTTCCATATCTCCAGCATCACCAATGAATAATAAGGG taTTTTGAATTTACCCCATCAAGCATCTCCTGTGTCAAGAACACCAAGCCTTCCTGCTGTTGACACCAGTTACATCAACACATCACTTATCCAAGACTACAGGCATCCATTCCATATGACACCTATGCCTTATGACTTGCAAG GTTtagatttcttccctttcctgtcAGGAGACAATCAG CATTACAACACATCCcttcttgctgctgcagctgcggCAGTTTCTGCATCAGATGATCAAGAACTCTTACACTCTCGTTTTTTCCCATACACTTCATCTCAGATGTTTCTCGATCAGCTAAATGCAGGAGGAAGCAGTTCTCTGCCAGCCACAAACGGTAGCAATAGTGGCAGTAACAGCAGTCTTGTTTCCTCCAACAGCCTGCGAGAGAATCATGGTCATCCAGTTGCAAGTAGGAGCGGCGCGGACACGGCGTCTATCTTTG TCGTGAGTACTGCCCGGTACCGCAGAGCAGCCGCGTCCTGTCCGTACCTTTTGTAA
- the CALML4 gene encoding calmodulin-like protein 4 has protein sequence MRCLGVSPTPAEAQRHLHLHKIERNAELDFSTFLNIMYRQMKQEEPEKEILTALAMIDREKRGLISAAELRAKLTRLGEKLSEEEVDDLLKEAKIGPNGTIKYEEFTRTICLPAVDY, from the exons ATGCGCTGCCTGGGGGTCAGCCCCACGCCGGCTGAGGCGCAGCGGCACCTGCACCTGCACAAGATCG AGCGCAATGCAGAGCTGGACTTCTCCACCTTCCTCAACATCATGTACAGGCAGATGAAGCAGGAGGAGCCTGAGAAGGAGATCCTGACGGCGCTGGCCATGATCGATCGGGAGAAGCGAGGGCtgatctctgctgctgagctgcggGCAAAGCTGACACGACTGGGGGAGAAACTGTCCGAGGAAGAGG TCGATGACCTGCTGAAAGAAGCCAAAATCGGACCGAATGGAACAATCAAATACGAAGAGTTCACCCGCACCATTTGCCTCCCTGCAGTCGATTACTGA